From a region of the Stegostoma tigrinum isolate sSteTig4 chromosome 25, sSteTig4.hap1, whole genome shotgun sequence genome:
- the LOC125463272 gene encoding potassium voltage-gated channel subfamily A member 1-like, translating to MTLIGEENIDESMVLTALSQGNREPEELGQECCERASINISGLRFETQLRTLAQFPNTLLGNPRKRMRYFDPLRNEYFFDRNRPSFDAILYFYQSGGRLRRPVNVPVDIFLEEIKFYEMGDEAIDNLREEEGFIKEEERILPSNEYQRQVWLLFEYPESSGAAKGIAIVSVLVILISIIIFCLETLPEFREDSRPDLMKFATNGTEPLGVKSFTDPFFIIETLCIVWFSFELLVRFFSCPSKPRFFKNIMNIIDIVAIIPYFITLFTELVYHQSNGQQTMSLAILRVIRLVRVFRIFKLSRHSKGLQILGKTLQASLRELGLLIFFLFIGVILFSSAVYFAETDDPDSSFSSIPDAFWWAVVSMTTVGYGDMYPITIGGKIVGSLCAIAGVLTIALPVPVIVSNFNYFYHRENEHEDQAEYLHVSSKQQAASLGRFKTSNQSLDKSENLEAEDNVDALFPDPHPYPGYTPFRQKPPTKKIFTDV from the coding sequence ATGACCCTGATCGGCGAGGAGAATATCGACGAGTCGATGGTGTTGACCGCGCTCTCTCAGGGTAATCGCGAACCCGAGGAGCTGGGGCAGGAATGCTGCGAGAGGGCGTCCATCAACATCTCGGGGCTGCGCTTCGAGACACAGCTCAGGACCCTGGCCCAGTTCCCCAACACCTTACTCGGCAACCCGAGGAAGAGGATGCGTTACTTCGACCCCCTTCGGAACGAGTATTTTTTCGACAGGAATCGCCCTAGTTTCGACGCTATCCTGTACTTCTACCAGTCGGGCGGGAGGTTGAGGAGACCTGTTAACGTGCCCGTCGACATTTTCCTGGAGGAGATCAAATTTTATGAGATGGGCGATGAGGCCATCGACAATCTCCGGGAGGAGGAGGGTTTCATTAAAGAAGAGGAGCGAATTCTGCCCAGCAACGAGTACCAGCGTCAAGTTTGGCTGCTGTTCGAATACCCCGAGAGCTCGGGAGCTGCCAAAGGTATTGCCATCGTCTCCGTCCTTGTCATTCTCATCTCCATCATCATATTCTGCTTAGAGACCCTGCCtgaattcagagaagattcacgcCCGGACCTGATGAAATTTGCTACTAATGGCACGGAACCCTTGGGGGTGAAGTCGTTCACCGACCCGTTCTTCATCATCGAGACACTGTGCATCGTCTGGTTCTCTTTCGAACTGTTGGTGAGATTCTTCTCCTGCCCCAGCAAGCCGCGCTTTTTCAAGAACATCATGAACATTATCGATATAGTGGCCATCATCCCGTACTTCATCACCCTGTTCACCGAGTTAGTATACCACCAAAGCAACGGGCAACAGACCATGTCCTTGGCCATCCTCAGGGTCATTCGGCTTGTTCGGGTCTTCCGCATCTTCAAGCTCTCCCGCCACTCCAAGGGTCTCCAGATCCTGGGGAAAACCCTGCAGGCTAGCCTGAGGGAGCTGGGCCTGCTCATCTTCTTCCTCTTCATCGGGGTCATCCTCTTCTCCAGCGCCGTCTACTTCGCCGAGACGGACGACCCGGactcgagtttctccagcatccccGATGCCTTCTGGTGGGCGGTGGTGTCCATGACCACGGTGGGCTATGGGGACATGTACCCCATCACCATCGGCGGCAAGATCGTGGGGTCGTTGTGCGCCATCGCCGGCGTCCTGACCATCGCCCTGCCCGTGCCCGTCATCGTCTCCAACTTCAACTACTTCTATCACCGGGAGAACGAGCATGAGGACCAGGCTGAGTACCTGCATGTCAGCAGCAAGCAGCAGGCAGCTTCCCTGGGCCGCTTCAAGACGAGCAACCAGTCCCTGGACAAAAGCGAGAACTTGGAAGCAGAGGACAACGTGGACGCGCTGTTCCCGGATCCTCACCCATACCCCGGCTACACCCCGTTCAGACAGAAACCCCCAACCAAGAAAATATTCACTGATGTATGA